The genome window tttggtttttacttGCCAGCAGCagtagttattttttttttttttttttttgtttttgttttttttgcctaacCTGTTGTAGTTTCAGTAATCTTGATATTCCTGTTAGCCCTGTAAATAACTTGCTCACATGAAGTGGCTGTCTACAATATGTCACCCTTGACACCTTTTGCAAAATTGTCACAGAAGGAGAATTTTATACTGGAATCTGCATTGTAGGTTATGCAGTGTCAATAGCAAAAGCAAAGTTGCTACAGTATTAAATTCACATAGATTGAGGCGGCGTTTGCTACTTGCTTTCTCTCAACTATGTACAGAGCTGTTGTGTAATGTTAAGTTCATTGTTTAACTGTAGGCAAACCAGGAATGATTGCAAGGTATTGCAGCAGGAAATCCACCCCTCtaattttacaaatattttgtcctttttttcctcccaaattgCACCATGGACATtgtacacacagatgcatatcTCTGCCTTGCACCGCTAAAGCCCCTTTTACATATTGGTCACATAGTGGAAGCAGTGGAATAAGCAGGAGACCCATTCTCCTCTGGTAGGTGGGGCTGGAAAAAGTTGTGACAATCATTAAATATGACACATGGAGTAGTGTTATTAGTGTTATCGTCATCACACATACTTTTGTcttgtttatatatatacaccataCTCAAATTTTATTCTTTGCAATTATGTTTTGTCAATATTTACTCAGCAAAATCCTCAGTATCTCCCTtgcttaactttttttttttattgtaaagacAAACGTGTCTCCCTTCATGAGCAGAACTGGGTCATTAAACCACCCTGTTAAAATGAGGTGAGGTGCAACTGAGGCTGTGCATATGTATAACTGATAATAAAtgtttaatctctttttttccacatcaagTTCTTGTAGTCACTGCAGACACTGAAGGAAATAAAAGCCCATCGGTTATCTTGACTTTGCATCTTAACATATAATTTCACGCTGCCTTGTCAAAGTTAGCCCCGTAAAATTAGTGATGGGACCCCTCAAGATCCAGTGCTCGCCTTGCTGAGCCCCTTCACGATGCCCcttgtattatttttcttaatgtatttgtgtggaaaaaaagctgAAGCTGGGAGCAGTTTTGTCACAATATGGCTACGTGTACACATCTGCTTTTCCACGAGCCATATAATATGTGATTATGATATCAGTCAGAACTAGAAAAGCTGCTTTAGTTTGAGATTATGTAACAAGACAGGTAATAACAGACGTCCCCAAGGTGTTGGTGATGTTGGCTATTGAAGAGTCAGTTATACTTGAGATGtgatttgaagtgattttacaatagataaaaaaaaaacattcattggtttgtgttgagaaaaaaaaaagatcgtaCACATTAACACTGACATAGATTAGGCTATAGATTCAAAGTGGGTAAGACTTAAACATAGGCTCATGTTGCAGCAATTTCTAGTAAATTCAACTAGAGTGAAATTTTGCTTAAGACCCCTTGTTAGCCCCTTAAGGGCCCCTAGACCCCACTTTAAAGTCGACTTGTCTTCAATAACTGACAGACTGCATTATCAGCATTTCATTGACATAAATGAAAACACctactgaaaactttttttttttttttcaattatttaatTAAGATATACATACCGAACTGCAAAAATCTGGTTTACAAAATTACCGTACTAACAAACTGACTTGAGATGTACAGAGTTTTTGGAGTGGAGAAACATCTAGTATGCATGGCTACTACAAAATGCTAGAAACGCAAAGCAATGATCGGTGGCATTGGGGTATATTCAAGATGCCCAGATGATTTTGCACAGACATGAATATGGTGCCAAACAGGTCTTTTGGTTGTCAAGTGGCATTCAGTACAGCAGCTTGGAGAGATGAAGTGTGTACATTGATTTCATtcattaaatataaaactgaCAATTTTCTTGGTCAGATGTCAGAtattaggcaaaaaaaaaacaaaaaaaaaaacgagcaaACTGCTATATTCATTTAATAAAGACTGCCTTTTACCAATCGCTCAGCTAAGTAACATGTTCAaatcccaccccaccccccacttgtctaaaatgggtaaaaaaaaaaaaaaaggctctgaGCTCTTCCTATAACCTGAACTATACATATTTTGAATACACCCCATAGGTAAAATAAAGGCTGGAGCTTAACTTGGAGAAAAAGGGAGTAAAGGAATTCAGGGTACAGTGGAGACAAGAGGAACATAATGGAGCCTATAAAAAGCAGATGAGAAAAGCACAAAAGGTGGGGGGATACAAATTAAGGAAAGAAACAGaggttgggggaaaaaaaaagatgatgggATCTTCATGAGCGCTGGCTTCTACAGAAGAAAGACAGGGATGGATGAGGGGATCTTTCCACAAGGTTATGTGCGGGCGcttctctccgtctctgccAGACACTCCCTGACCAGTGCACGGGCATGAATGATACCTGAACAAGAGTAACAAAAGATGCACAAAAGAGTAGCTCAGTCTATGGCTAACATTAATGGGATGAAGATGCAAAAATATCAGTCTTTTCAATGCATGTGTACTTAAGCTACAGCACAATCAGATGTATACAGAACAGCTTTTACAGCAGAGATGACAATGTCGTAATGCATTACATGACAACAGGTGGGTGTGCCAGTCAACTATACCTCTCTTTAGCCTCTCCATCGCACTCTTGCTCCCAGCATATGTGGGCCGGATCTCACGGCTCATCTCCTCAATGACTGACAGAAGCTCACTGTAGGTGGACCCTTGGGACACTTTGACCggctgttcatgtgtgtgcacaaatgcatgtttggggaggaaaaaataatgcaaatgatgaacaaatcacaaaaaaacttGCCTGCAAATGTAAGCTGCAGGTATAGATGAAGAGAGGAATAGATACAGAACTTTTGCTAATATAATATGATCACATTTAACATCAGATGCACTTTGATCTAACAAAGCCATGAGAGTACACAATTTTCTGAGCCCCTATCACTATTCACTTTAagtccacagaaaacacactacAGCTGTAATGGCTTGGATACTGTTTTAACTGTATAAACATGACCTCTGCACAAGCCCATCGAACAGCAGGGATATCTGCAGCCCGGATGTACCTGAACAAAGCCCATGGAGGGTGGGCCAAAGTCACTGAAAGCTGGTCTAAAGTTGGATGAGGAAGGTAAGGATGGGGAGGGCACACTGGAacctgcagagaggagagaaacaggaatGAGAGTCTGACATGACACAagttttgcaaacaaaaacaaaaccaatccACAAACAATGCATTGTGAGTAAGGTGGGTTAACATGTTTCATGTATGTGTACTGATGTGTACTATatatgcaaaacacacaggcaaGGCAACTGGCCAATAACTGCAGGAATACCAGCAACATAAAAGCAGTCTGGTGTCAGAGAACCTGGAGGGGTGTGGTTTGAGCCAGACGGCGCAGGGGCAATGGGTTTATAACTCATGGCGATGTCACTACACAGCTCCCCGTATGACGCGCCACTTCCGTCGGTCCCGTCAACCCGGTGCTTATACAGCTTTACTGGTGGTGGTGAGCTCCTAAGAGCTGATGAACAGGTCATGTGTACAGACAAGACAACAGAAAGAGATATCATAAACGTTTTCAAACATGGGATATAAATAGTAACAGGAGGGAACCTAATGTACACTGACTGAAAGACTCATCATATAGGTCAGGCATGGACTATGTATGGAGAGTTCAAGCCAAGTGGCCCAGGTCAGTGTCCTGCAAAGCATTAAGATCTTTTGCAAGACTGGTGCTTTAGTGCATCTACTAGTGCTATGAGGACTAGTAGGCAAGTTTTCTGATTTTGTTATAAGACAGCATTTTATATCAAACCTACTGGCAAATTGTGACTAACATTGCCTTGCTTATAGGCAAGCACACACCAGCACCTGTTTCAATTAAATTTCAAATGATACAACTTtctgtaccaaatttcagtatTGTGGTGATTTGAATCTGTTACAAAACTGTAACTTGAGTGTGGTCTAAACATACTAAATTTAGTATGAGCTTTTTTGTCCAGTAATGTTGTAGCTATATCAAGCGATCAGCATGTCAAAGAAGAATGGCTGAGAATAACGAATGATTACACTGGATGATTTGCAGTTAGTATTTTCTTGTATGGATAGTTAACTCTGCTTACTAGGACCCAAACACGGACAAACATTTgaattttacacatttaaacCTAATAAATGAAACTACTCTAATAGACAGTTTTACAATTAAAATACTTTGACTATGGCtgactattatcattattattatgattacaaTTCACAAGGGGCTTtactggcaaaataaataaataaataaaataaaataaatagtacTAATCCAAACTGGGGATCGTAGGCAAATGTGCGGTAGGAGGCGCAGTCCCGCAATGGGGAACAACAACGACCCAGATGAGAGGTGGTGATGTTGCAACAATAATTATCTAagacagtgaaaaacaaaaagacctAGCTTTAGCGTTGCATAATCCCGGCGCTGGGCTGTAAATTACTTTACAAGCGGATGCAGACttacactccacacacacactcgtcctGCCATCACATTGCTAACACAACACACTCAGTTTCCTTCATTCACTTGCCGTCTgcttgaaaaataataaaataaaactcaagCCAATATTAAAGTCCTTAGCTAAGTGTTTTAAGATTATCTTAACGCTGTTAGCGTCCGGTGTTAGAGTAGCCATTCAACCCTGAGTAAAGTTAATCTATAGAGCTGTCAGGCTACATTGAACACTGATCACTAATAAATCAAATCTGGTACCTGGCTCTGAATTGAAAGTTGTTGAATTGTGTGTTAAACCAAATAAAATCTTTTCAATACACGGATATCCAGATTCCGGTGGTCGACACCACACAAACCGAGCTACGCTAGCTGTATTGAATCGACagagctaacattagctgaGTGGAAACTAGCCGAGCTAGCTACCATAAGGTTAGCTACACGGCGGCTAGCCTCGCTAGCTCGGTCGTTATGCCGGTTAGCACAACAACATGAGAGGCACATCAACCACGAACACCGCTACAGAAAAACAAGGACCGGTTTGAGGAAACAGAGGCAATTTGTGAGCCGGCGACCATTGAGAGCTTCacataaaatccaaactaaCAGTTAGTTGTTACCTTTCTAGGGAGAGATTATCAGATCCTCTACAGGAGGCAAGCGCTTCTCTTCCTTTGTGTGCGAGTCTGCGCATGACAGGCTGGGCAGCTGCGCTCTTTACGCAGACCACTACGCCGTTGGCGGAAGTCTGCAAGTCAAAAACTCAAAGGAGGGTAGACTACAGTGGGGCCTGGAGTGTCCCAAACGTATCAAGTAGAGGCTGGTCAAGTGGACTAAacagctgaaacactgaacaacGCCAGAATATGACGCGATTTTAACTTTTCTTCAAGTGGGGAAACcactatttatttgtttgtttgtttgtttgtttataagaAATTAAGGCAGTACACACATAGGCACAGTGATTCTCAAACGTTTTTCaataattgaaatattttttcagccaagcaCCCCCTGACCAGTGgaaaaaggtaggaaaaaagCAGAGGCACAGTCCAGCATCTGAAACAATACCCTGATACCTgggatattttgttgtttctttttttccttaatttcGCACTTCTTGCTGATATGTTTCAACCATaaatccattttcttgatttttgtctggCTTGTCCGGCAGCAGGTTTAAACCACACGTTTGACATGTTCAGGAAAGCCGGAGGGAAtattgaatataaaatgtggtttatcaaacctacatttacatttttaatcaaactTATGATAGTTCAGACTAATTATTTTATGAATTATGCATAACTACAACAGCATATTAGTGCCACTGTAGGGAGAGCTGGAGAtggggtaatattcagagagaaaaaaaatgaattgaattgaactgaatttctGAGATTCAAGTCATtactttatgagaaaaaaaaaaaaactgaaaaaattatgagattataaagtcacaaatttacgagaaaaaactgGATGAGGTGAAAAATAGTTCACCTCATCCAAATGAGCATTGTCCCTCCAAAGTACAAATGCTTCTACGGGGTGtgcacaaagtctctttacaatttaaaaaatctattacaaaagcaattgacgagatatgttaatcagctTTGTTCTATGTaatcagtggttatcaaagtttttcgTGTAGATATCATGTATTGAACAAAGCTACGTGACATCAatgacctgaagcaaaagatcattgatgccattgccaccattaaTGGTCTCCACCTTCTAAGGGTTTCATCTAGAACCCATCCAGGGAGTTCCATTAAGAACCCTTTCATATTTGAAGGGTTTCATCTAGATCCCATCCAGGGAGTTCCATTAAGAACCCTTTCATATTTCAAGGGTTTCCCCAATAACCCTCTTCTGAGAGTTCTGTGAAGAACGAACCATATTATATTCTACAGATCaggcaaaacaattatttcattacttatACTATATTGTGGTTGTTTACAATGTTGAGATTgaggacacattcaaacaattttaatgagaattttgttttatttaaaaaaaaaaaaaaaaaaaaaaaaacttggaacaaTTATGGATAAGGAGGGGAGAGTCTCTGAGGACAGcccaacagaagaggagaggctttGTAGGTCCGAggggaaaacaagtcaaaagtgaGCATAGGTCCTGTGGAATCAGCAACATGACAATAGGATTCAGGCCAGACACATCATGCTATAATCACATCACGTAATCTCCAGCAATGGtgacatggcagagagagaagacaaaagcATCAATCCAAGGTAGACTTACACTGCACCAGATGAAGCAGTTAACTatctacaaacaataaaataatgcatggtACAATGAGAGCAATCAGCATATGGGCACATACAGCACTAATGGTGACAGTGGAATAGAATCAGATGAAAGTGAGGGAACCCCACAAAGTTTccacattaaccctcctgttatgttcaaatttactaacatcttttaggggtcagtttgaccccaaacataaactaaaactgttaccaaagtttacatttcaagtactttatgtttctttgttgactacctaaatagccctttaaacaaaacataacacaagAATTTCATGTACCCaatagtacccattacattaggaaaactaatgaagcaaaaaaaaaaaaaaaaaaaaaaaaatcatgtcacaCAGAGATGctctttgaatattttttgttgCCATTTGATCCAGCTGTGTGACCATTTTGTGATCAGCCTCAACAAGGAATTGTGCCTTCATCTCCCACAGAAGCTGaaaggagggacaaaaaatatattagcTCTAAATACTTGATTATCATAAATGCAATAAtagacatttttaaatatgatcaATTCAATGCTTGAAGATACCAACTATTTTAGGAAGCCTCAGTGCTGGAAACTTTTCAGTGATTTCCTCGGCCTTGGCATTTGCCATGAAGGTTTTTCGGTAAGCACGTGTTCGTCTCATTCCCTCCTTTAATGATTCCTCATCTGGGTGTACTTTAAGCATCTCTGTAGACATATCTTGGATATGAGCTTGAATggtcctttcatcctctccaaagtctccatcttcctgAGCCTATGATGCATGACACAACAATATGGTAAGAGGTAACCACTCAGATGAAGTGTAcatgatcattttaaaaaaaaaagtatgcttaAGTTATATGTTGTTTCCAAAGACTTACAGCGGGCCTGCTTATGTAGAGAAGCTGGCTTGGCTGACCCAGAGTATGGC of Myripristis murdjan chromosome 1, fMyrMur1.1, whole genome shotgun sequence contains these proteins:
- the cdk2ap2 gene encoding cyclin-dependent kinase 2-associated protein 2 isoform X1; this encodes MSYKPIAPAPSGSNHTPPGSLTPDCFYVAGSSVPSPSLPSSSNFRPAFSDFGPPSMGFVQPVKVSQGSTYSELLSVIEEMSREIRPTYAGSKSAMERLKRGIIHARALVRECLAETERSART
- the cdk2ap2 gene encoding cyclin-dependent kinase 2-associated protein 2 isoform X2 encodes the protein MSYKPIAPAPSGSNHTPPGSSVPSPSLPSSSNFRPAFSDFGPPSMGFVQPVKVSQGSTYSELLSVIEEMSREIRPTYAGSKSAMERLKRGIIHARALVRECLAETERSART